From Coffea arabica cultivar ET-39 chromosome 2e, Coffea Arabica ET-39 HiFi, whole genome shotgun sequence, the proteins below share one genomic window:
- the LOC113730392 gene encoding BAHD acyltransferase DCR, with protein MLFSTMSRTTTVSKCSIFPSEDSTLGDLKLSVSDLPMLSCHYIQKGCLFTRPPFPISDLISLLKRSLSTTLSHFPPLAGRLFTDSDGHIYITSNDAGVDFTHANASHVRIRDILGSIDVPHQVKEFFSLDGMISYEGHFRPILAVQVTELADGVFIGCSLNHAVTDGTSFWNFFNTFAEVSRGIKRISRTPDFSRESVLISPAVLKLPTGGPKITFDADAPVRERILSFTRESILKLKAIANNQKCEVNRVVELMGKQRHDPLARLDGKMTPLTQQQNKSKTTEISSFQALSALLWRGVTRARKLPASKTTTFRMAVNCRNRLEPKLEPLYFGNAIQSIPTYASAGDILAHDLRWCAEQLNKTVLAYDDATVRSNVQDWERDPRCFPLGNFDGAMLTMGSSPRFPMYDNDFGWGRPMAVRSGKANKFDGKISAFPGREGGGTVDLEVILAPETMDGLESDQEFMQYVSSGY; from the coding sequence aTGCTTTTCTCTACCATGTCTCGCACTACTACTGTCTCCAAATGTAGCATTTTTCCTTCTGAGGATTCCACTTTAGGAGACCTTAAACTCTCCGTTTCCGACCTCCCAATGCTCTCTTGCCACTACATCCAGAAGGGATGTCTCTTCACTCGCCCTCCCTTCCCCATCTCCGACCTCATTTCACTTCTCAAGCGCAGCCTCTCCACCACTCTCTCTCACTTCCCGCCCCTCGCCGGCCGGCTCTTCACTGATTCTGACGGCCACATTTACATCACCAGTAACGACGCTGGCGTGGATTTTACCCATGCAAATGCTTCCCACGTTAGAATTCGTGATATTCTTGGCTCCATTGACGTTCCTCATCAAGTCAAGGAATTCTTCTCGCTTGATGGTATGATTAGTTATGAGGGCCATTTTAGGCCTATTTTGGCGGTTCAGGTGACCGAGTTGGCTGATGGAGTTTTCATTGGCTGCTCCCTGAACCACGCCGTCACTGATGGTACCTCCTTCTGGAACTTTTTCAATACCTTTGCCGAGGTGTCTAGGGGAATCAAGAGGATTTCCAGGACTCCGGACTTTAGCCGGGAATCTGTTCTGATATCACCGGCGGTGCTGAAACTCCCCACCGGTGGCCCCAAGATTACCTTCGACGCTGACGCACCGGTGAGGGAGAGGATATTAAGTTTCACCCGGGAATCTATCTTGAAGCTGAAAGCTATAGCCAACAACCAGAAATGCGAAGTCAATCGCGTCGTTGAATTGATGGGGAAACAGAGGCACGATCCTCTAGCGAGGCTCGACGGCAAGATGACGCCGTTAACCCAGCAACAGAATAAGAGTAAGACTACTGAGATTTCGTCATTCCAAGCACTGTCCGCGTTACTGTGGCGGGGAGTGACACGCGCCAGGAAATTACCAGCTTCCAAAACGACCACGTTCCGTATGGCTGTGAATTGCCGCAACCGGCTCGAGCCGAAGCTGGAGCCGTTATACTTTGGGAACGCAATTCAAAGTATCCCAACGTATGCTTCTGCCGGTGACATCCTGGCTCATGATCTGCGGTGGTGCGCCGAGCAGCTGAATAAAACTGTGTTGGCGTACGATGACGCTACGGTGAGGAGCAACGTACAGGATTGGGAACGGGACCCACGGTGTTTTCCCCTTGGGAATTTCGACGGTGCGATGCTGACTATGGGAAGCTCTCCTAGATTCCCCATGTACGATAACGATTTCGGGTGGGGCAGACCCATGGCTGTCCGGAGCGGGAAGGCCAATAAGTTTGATGGTAAGATTTCGGCCTTTCCTGGACGGGAAGGGGGTGGGACCGTTGATCTGGAGGTGATTTTGGCACCCGAGACTATGGACGGTTTGGAGTCCGACCAGGAATTCATGCAATACGTGTCGTCGGGTTATTAG